In the Euphorbia lathyris chromosome 5, ddEupLath1.1, whole genome shotgun sequence genome, one interval contains:
- the LOC136229990 gene encoding protein DETOXIFICATION 19-like isoform X1, whose protein sequence is MAHFFHFLFFHKKAEILAIRHTALFIWICSVNTEAIAFNLTYGLSAAASTRVSNELGAGNPEKAKGAMAVSLKLSLILALLMALGLALGHTFWVGLFSDSNTIIKEFAYFTPFLAISITLLSILVC, encoded by the exons ATGGCTCATTTCTTTCACTTCCTTTTCTTCCATAAAAAAGCTGAAATACTTG CTATTAGACATACTGCCTTGTTCATTTGGATATGCAGTGTGAATACAGAAGCTATAGCCTTCAATTTAACTTATGGCCTAAGTGCTGCTGCAAG CACAAGGGTGTCAAATGAGTTAGGAGCAGGCAATCCAGAGAAAGCTAAGGGAGCCATGGCAGTGAGTCTTAAGCTTTCACTGATTCTTGCTCTGTTGATGGCGTTGGGTCTAGCACTTGGTCACACCTTCTGGGTTGGTCTTTTCAGTGATAGCAATACAATAATAAAGGAATTTGCCTATTTCACACCATTTCTTGCAATTTCAATTACACTATTATCAATACTGGTCTGTTAA
- the LOC136229990 gene encoding protein DETOXIFICATION 19-like isoform X2 has translation MAHFFHFLFFHKKAEILAIRHTALFIWICSVNTEAIAFNLTYGLSAAASTRVSNELGAGNPEKAKGAMAVSLKLSLILALLMALGLALGHTFWVDLATRGQRTWWPLLAS, from the exons ATGGCTCATTTCTTTCACTTCCTTTTCTTCCATAAAAAAGCTGAAATACTTG CTATTAGACATACTGCCTTGTTCATTTGGATATGCAGTGTGAATACAGAAGCTATAGCCTTCAATTTAACTTATGGCCTAAGTGCTGCTGCAAG CACAAGGGTGTCAAATGAGTTAGGAGCAGGCAATCCAGAGAAAGCTAAGGGAGCCATGGCAGTGAGTCTTAAGCTTTCACTGATTCTTGCTCTGTTGATGGCGTTGGGTCTAGCACTTGGTCACACCTTCTGG GTGGACTTAGCAACTCGAGGTCAG AGGACCTGGTGGCCACTGCTGGCAAGCTAA